A genomic window from Ruminiclostridium cellulolyticum H10 includes:
- a CDS encoding DNA polymerase Y family protein, with protein MDRVILHCDLNNFYASVECLYNPQFRDYPLAVCGSQDLRHGIVLAKNYIAKKFGIKTGEAIWQAKQKCPNLVVVNPNYALYLRFSKDAREIYSRYSNLVESFGIDECWIDVSESTKLFGDGEKIANEIRALIKTELGVTASVGVSFNKIFAKLGSDLQKSNATTVINQNNFKEMVWNLNVGELLYVGRSTRKKLNQIGIMTIGDLAGLPPSFIRRYLGKWGEILWNFANGMDYSEVTATDYHETIKGIGNSMTTARDLVNTEDVKLTFTVLAESVAERLRKHNLKGSTIQIYIRDNELASIERQAKLPVSSYISGEITRKAMNIFNTNWSWYKPIRSLGIRATDLVTADSHTQLSFFDNYNKRPQLENLEFSIDAIRKRFGHYSVQRAILLKDSALNANPIEDNIIHPVSFFR; from the coding sequence ATGGATAGGGTAATTTTACATTGTGACCTGAATAATTTTTACGCTTCTGTTGAATGTCTGTATAATCCACAGTTTAGGGATTATCCTTTGGCAGTATGCGGAAGTCAGGATTTGCGTCATGGAATTGTTTTGGCTAAAAATTATATTGCAAAAAAGTTTGGTATAAAAACAGGCGAGGCTATCTGGCAGGCAAAACAAAAGTGTCCAAACCTCGTTGTTGTTAATCCAAATTATGCTTTATACCTGAGGTTTTCAAAGGATGCTAGGGAAATTTATTCCAGGTATTCCAACCTTGTTGAAAGTTTTGGCATAGACGAGTGCTGGATTGACGTTTCTGAAAGCACCAAGCTGTTCGGAGACGGGGAAAAAATTGCAAATGAAATACGTGCACTTATTAAAACAGAACTTGGTGTTACTGCTTCAGTTGGAGTGAGCTTTAATAAGATATTTGCAAAGCTTGGGTCTGATCTACAAAAGTCTAATGCTACTACTGTTATTAACCAAAATAATTTTAAGGAAATGGTTTGGAATTTAAACGTTGGGGAGTTACTTTATGTGGGCAGATCAACCCGGAAGAAACTAAACCAGATTGGAATAATGACTATCGGAGATCTTGCAGGACTTCCTCCCTCTTTCATTAGAAGATATCTCGGAAAATGGGGAGAAATTCTCTGGAATTTTGCTAATGGCATGGACTATTCCGAAGTAACTGCAACAGATTATCACGAAACTATAAAGGGAATCGGTAACAGTATGACGACCGCAAGGGATCTTGTAAACACAGAGGATGTCAAGCTTACCTTTACTGTACTGGCTGAAAGTGTGGCAGAGAGACTTAGAAAACATAATTTAAAGGGTTCTACAATACAGATTTATATTCGTGATAATGAGCTTGCCTCAATTGAACGTCAAGCAAAGCTCCCGGTTTCCAGCTATATATCCGGTGAAATCACACGTAAAGCTATGAACATTTTTAATACAAATTGGAGTTGGTATAAGCCTATACGCTCTCTTGGTATACGTGCAACTGATTTGGTTACTGCCGACAGCCATACCCAACTTTCCTTTTTTGACAATTATAATAAACGTCCACAATTGGAAAATTTGGAATTCAGTATTGACGCCATTCGAAAAAGGTTTGGCCATTACTCTGTTCAAAGGGCAATTTTGCTTAAAGACAGTGCTCTTAATGCTAATCCCATTGAAGACAACATTATTCATCCTGTTTCATTTTTTAGGTAA